AAAACCTGCCCCTGTTTCTGGGCTTTGATCCTCCAGACCTGCAGTCTGTTGCCATGCTTTCCCTGACCCCCAGCGGATCTGAACGTGCTCTGGTGTTCTGTGCCTACCGCCTGGGTGTCCCCTGGAACACTGGGGTGCAGGACATGTTTGAACGTGCCCTGATGGCCCTGAGGACGGCCCTGGAGAAGCGTCGGCAGTGGAGGCAATTGCAAACCGCTGCCACCCATGATGGACTGACTGGACTGGCCAACCGTTCGGCGTTTGAACGGGACCTGGACCTCCAGATGGCCCAGTCCCTCCGCCACGGGCATCCGCTGGGTGTGCTGGTGCTGGACATCGACGGCCTCAAAAAGATCAACGACGAGCACGGACACCTTCGGGGAGACCAGTTGCTGCAAAGCTTTTCCCGGGGCCTCAGGAGGCACATGAGGATCGGGGATGTGTGCTACCGACTGGGTGGGGATGAATTTGCCGTGATGTTGACGCACAGTGCCGTGGGCAACAGAAGAGCCCTCCAGAAGCGCATCCGGCTGGTGATGCAGGACGTGCATCACCAGGGTTTCAAATCTGCCGGGGTCAGTCTGGGTCTGGCCTTCTTTCCACAGGAAGGCCAGACCCCCCAGGCGTTGTTGAAGCTGGCCGATGAGCGGATGTACCTCATGAAAAAACTTCACCACCAGCACCCGTGAACCCATGTTGACGGCCACCTCATCCAGTGACCAGCAGCGTTTGGGACAGGCTCTGGCGGTAAAGTTCTTCTGAAACCAGGAAACTGACCCGGCTGAAATCCAGCAGGCTTTTTCAAAAGGCTCATGCAGGGGTTTGTTTCCTTGACTGTATGGACCCCCTGCATGAAGGGCTTTGATGCATCATCCCTCCATTTGTTTTCTTTGCTGGGTGTCCCACTGGCCCCTTTTGCGGGACAGCATCAAAGTCGCAATCAGGCGTTCCACCACCAGCACCTGTCGGTAGCCCAGTTGCTCAAACACCGAAGCCAGCATGATCTTGACCCGGTCTCCGAACCGGGGATAGCGTTGAACCATGAAGCCTTCAATGCCCAGCGATGCCAGGCTGATCAGCATGCCGTACAGCAGGGCCATGGTCAGAAACAGCACCGCGAATGTGCGGTCCAGGTGTCCAACCAGCAGCAGGACCAGGGTGAGCACATACCCGAACACCTCCAGCAAAGGAGCAAAAGCCTCAAAGAGCAGGTAATAAGGCAGGCTGAACATCCCGATGCGGCCATACCTGGGATTCAGGAACATGGATTTGTGGATCCACAGGGTTTCCAGGAGGCCCCGCTGCCAGCGGTTGCGCTGTTTGCGAAGCATCCCCATGTCCTGGGGCACCTGGGTCCAGCAGATGGGATCCATGGTGTAACGGATCTGGTAGTTCAGTTTCTGATCCCGCATCTGACGGTGCAGGCGAACCACGAGTTCCATGTCCTCTCCCACCGTGTCTGTGCGGTAACCTCCCACGTCCAGCACCGCTTTGCGTGAAAAGAGCCCGAAGGCTCCCGAGACAATCAGGAGCACGCCCATCATGCTGAAGGTGGAGCGTCCAGCCAGGAAGGCCCGGGTGTACTCCACCACCTGAATGCGTTCCAGCCAGCTTCTGGGGGGTTGCATTTCGTGGACCACATCGTTGCGGACGTGTGACCCGTTCATCACCCGCACGGTTCCCCCCACTGCAATCAGGTGGTCGTCTTCCAGGAACTGCCTCGCCACCTGCAAGAGGGCCTCGGCGTCCAGAATGCTGTCTGCATCCACCGCACAAAAAAGAGGTCTGGTGGCATGGGTGATGCCCACATTCAGTGCGTCCCCTTTGCCCCCATTGGCCTTGTCGATCACCAGCAGGTGAGGGTGCCTGCTGCAGCGGTAGACCCCGTGAATGGCCTGGGTGGGCAACAGCCGTGAAGGGAACTCCTCGCTTTTTTGCAATTCAAACCCATCGAGCAGCACCTGCAGGGTCCGGTCACTGGAACCATCGTTGATGACGATGACTTCAAAGTCCGGGTAATCGAGGCCCAGAAAGGCCCGCACAGAAGCCTCGATGGTCTGTTCCTCATTGAAGGCAGGCACCAGCACACTGATGGGACGGTGGTAACCTTTCTCCAGCTGGGATTTCATCAGGTTCTGGTGACCTCCCATGGACGTGCGGACCATTTCCTGGGAGGCAATCAGCACGCTGATGGCATACAGGATGTTCAGGAACGCGAAATAAGCAACAATCAGCACCTCCAGAATGTGCAGAAGGGTGGTGAACATGGGAGACAAATCCATCATGGAACCTCAATTCATTGAAATGGGCCTGCAAAGGCAGAAGGGTGAACAGGTCAGAGCACCAGCAGGTGCTGGTGGGCCATGTCACGGGCGTAAGGGTCGCGGTGATGCAACCGGGCGTCTTGCAGGGTGTGGAGGCCTTCTGGCCCCCGCAACATCAGGGCCTGAGCGCTGTTGTGCCTGACCCACCAGGAGGCATCTGCAAGGCCGTCATACAGCACCTGCAGCACCCTCTGATCTTGCAGGGGGGCACTGGCCCGCATGGCCTGGGCGCGCACAAACCACACCGGGTCCGTCACCATGCCCATCACGGTGTCACTGCCTGTCCCGGGGAGCACCCCTCTGAGGGAGAGGACTTTCAGGCTGGAGGCCCGCACGTCCGGGTCTTTCGAATACAGCAATTCCAGGCAC
This region of Deinococcus roseus genomic DNA includes:
- a CDS encoding GGDEF domain-containing protein, coding for MTSNPDLTSKTITLIFNGDFELLDHTVQDLTLLDFFLSHTEMFRKTSCGILPATGPAVQKAHGYQRETSAKGQLQLIHLHPLENLTWVQLEAELKHANAMLEVMAVLADPSLSAERWVTQVIAHISQAAQADGSFLAVQQGDTMVLCPPQDSVLLAQNPVSQARRARDLLWQVATTGVSVCHDHVQHSPENLPLFLGFDPPDLQSVAMLSLTPSGSERALVFCAYRLGVPWNTGVQDMFERALMALRTALEKRRQWRQLQTAATHDGLTGLANRSAFERDLDLQMAQSLRHGHPLGVLVLDIDGLKKINDEHGHLRGDQLLQSFSRGLRRHMRIGDVCYRLGGDEFAVMLTHSAVGNRRALQKRIRLVMQDVHHQGFKSAGVSLGLAFFPQEGQTPQALLKLADERMYLMKKLHHQHP
- a CDS encoding glycosyltransferase family 2 protein, encoding MMDLSPMFTTLLHILEVLIVAYFAFLNILYAISVLIASQEMVRTSMGGHQNLMKSQLEKGYHRPISVLVPAFNEEQTIEASVRAFLGLDYPDFEVIVINDGSSDRTLQVLLDGFELQKSEEFPSRLLPTQAIHGVYRCSRHPHLLVIDKANGGKGDALNVGITHATRPLFCAVDADSILDAEALLQVARQFLEDDHLIAVGGTVRVMNGSHVRNDVVHEMQPPRSWLERIQVVEYTRAFLAGRSTFSMMGVLLIVSGAFGLFSRKAVLDVGGYRTDTVGEDMELVVRLHRQMRDQKLNYQIRYTMDPICWTQVPQDMGMLRKQRNRWQRGLLETLWIHKSMFLNPRYGRIGMFSLPYYLLFEAFAPLLEVFGYVLTLVLLLVGHLDRTFAVLFLTMALLYGMLISLASLGIEGFMVQRYPRFGDRVKIMLASVFEQLGYRQVLVVERLIATLMLSRKRGQWDTQQRKQMEG